In Salinibacterium sp. dk2585, a single window of DNA contains:
- a CDS encoding isopeptide-forming domain-containing fimbrial protein, whose amino-acid sequence MLNPSKFLAPLAVLALVAAPLVSIAAPPQPAVAAPTIALEVTGEGGSVLAGEEREFRLVASNEGDPAFNLAFVVDVPVGVAFVSSSMGTPAVVEEPIAPAGHVRWVWEDVADLPTGATLPMTLVVEPAVPGFSSPTWTADPTLFPVGSEFDIVSSAYVSDSAAHLPVFGGSTGVGGQPAIDATVASAPATTSTAIDAIRITKEEPSAEAELLRGVHDQHTRYTLLVENNESFRTDGITVVDYLPAGLEFLACGNVDNTSVGEEYLGAGTIAGAPVAGCDETILTEVETIEKTGAAYGDTLPGRLAPGVYTRVTWNIGSLPAGSSRTIAYAAAVPLYENIMTWPDVAPLGSSLEQAANLDNNTGPSTRHGDGADVAYSADPGARTADDGDVWTNSARATGTFPGVVRAVDAASANSQRAVADEDDEIIHAMDLAVVKTTAAGGFSQQGQRDYTLTLRTGEYASADGIVLRDTVANGLCPLVPVGTVLIGDYPEECLPTTIPGAITGDATVYSVIFDSATGEFTMVLTVNSVMGSNAIQQVTYPVLMRTQYEDGPKYGATTSGDAFSNTVDMSGRTTLLADVAALPGQLGEQDVWDDSRVTIESSVPAIDKRVLDRNEVAGVTTPCANGAAWRSGDGTDVPEGFRLGDTACFLLTVDFPDDITTRNPVVSDFLPEGLSYLGSEVRPGGPELVVHPAAVPAAGRLAWNVGTVGAGGDRYVAPGASLELLVWAEVVAAADGTPVDKPENLMKYRQENVLGDVFFLRDGAALLRDPDPTLVKGVQAITPLAGTPSGADFGSNRDNILVSEGDAVTYRIDLAGNSNDIIGVEVWDVLPEGITAADVAGVTVGGIAPDAGDIDIIDNASGLTPSSLNGRSVIKVRDVTIPADGTQTINYTLTVPSETSVETSFVNTASVVAFEAGLNTGVATPRYPDTSVDASRPGNYTAPQLIDPSEVHLAPVSVDKSIVASDEDYAQNGTAQAVVGELVEYEYSVTVPARTTVFNGRLVDSLPSQLALHEVVGATIDLGDGSAPGDATALAGFSLDASGLLAFPPVYSNKSNTPQTFTVSVTAFLRATGNVHGNTRTNTATFTSTVESDADSDTLSHDADADLRVVTPAPTVAKAVTLVDGVAPSVTPAPVRADDQITYRLTVTNPARPTSYDTVVEDCVPAELEDVVLGTPSIGTATISSSDPDCGTLITWNLGVVAPGASPTLEYTAGVVTDAVGGAVYNNTVELTGFGLPSSANPSGVRGTVSDDADADVEVLGATLSKTADRATATIGETVTYTLTTVLPAGVTFYDAELSDDVPAGIRIDSVAGTSYNGASLPNAAYASDGAAQTITWSFGDIPADNAADRTITIVYEGTVVSTSATAPAAGANLDNTARFAWNTIDNTDSSEIETEPDTYRVTVLEPRLAMAKTVNALDETTVAPGEEFTYAVTVSNASGTTRSTAYDTVVVDEIPAGVVVDRATIATATPGVTFVATPATGVVETITWTIPSIAPGASVTLAYQAELAASSTLATDAVLTNVADVTEYFSLPSSDPNVRDRREYDGPEADAVVEPEFPVLDVAKAADTLVAYHELAHGFEVVVTNRGNGTAVGVAVSDVLPEHWTYVPGSASLGGVAFNDSNLAISGQTLTWTGLGDLLPAGSLTLAYEAVPSTDAATGSSTSHTNVATATAGDTSGAGGNAAGTYRGSDDASVTINRADLVIDKASSGDAVAGTEHTWTIDVSNAGPDVAVGPIVVTDTLPAGVSFVSSSGTGWTRTGPIDGEYTFTHPGPIGVGGALPSISIVTAIDAAIEHGTVISNTADVSGRTHETVTNNNTDTDQVTVSAVADLELVKTIAGASVIAGEDAVWTIQVTNHGPSVSHGPITVTDTLPDGIGTATASGTDWTCEPASGGELECVYAGDLGVGASAPAITVTTPVLSSTTATLINEATVVPTTEEPAVQAYDNTDDASAGLLGTRADLTLEKSLSSSSLVAGETASYRIEVTNNGPSDAVAVTVSDTLPAGLTFVPGSVSSADWTCVENALDSSVIDCTLVAGAGILVDEQSLAFEFDVEVASSLVGSVTNTATVDSSTTDPDPSDNTDAVTNSVVLEPELSIVKQTTATATEGGATVEYTLAVTSEGPSDATAVVLRDELPPTLRFVSSTETAPTAGAAGWSAPTVTGQDAEGYGGVVEWTLQGTLPAGADAPLVTVITEVATEAGSDGTLDEIVNTGEVDWTDLAGLGPASDDDSTQTPLRWVSYAGASNCIDDTPWFDYEVTTSTNVDTTALPVTFSWYKDADRNGIPEDPASTESDPIVDDPAAQPVAVYTIAAGAATLETHDGADFPVRVATDAGTRTLSGSVVWPGTEVDETGTAIAWPGWRVALAGETATWENLVYDETLLGANLRAGALVKIAVNPVTTTIQAFPASTPACALERTPSLALSKTASVVDAAPGDRFEYTLEATQESLGAAAEVTLVDPIPATLRVLSVTATPSSDPTVPGWSACTTTGQGPDGLGGTVRCELQGLLGAGQTAPPIVIAVELSPYATGETLVNRATLTWVDPDGEGPDGRVLASASVNEGWLVRTGLDSLVIPVSVGAGLLLLGAVLLTLRRRSRRSA is encoded by the coding sequence GTGCTGAACCCGAGCAAGTTCCTCGCTCCCCTCGCCGTGCTTGCGCTCGTCGCTGCGCCTCTCGTCTCAATCGCAGCGCCCCCGCAGCCCGCTGTCGCCGCGCCGACCATTGCGCTCGAGGTGACGGGCGAGGGCGGGAGCGTCCTCGCGGGGGAGGAGCGGGAGTTCCGGCTTGTCGCCAGCAACGAGGGTGACCCCGCCTTCAACCTGGCCTTCGTCGTCGACGTTCCCGTGGGGGTCGCGTTCGTCTCCTCAAGCATGGGCACCCCGGCAGTGGTGGAGGAACCCATCGCCCCCGCGGGTCACGTGCGCTGGGTGTGGGAAGACGTCGCGGACCTGCCGACGGGTGCGACGCTCCCCATGACGCTCGTCGTCGAACCGGCCGTCCCCGGCTTCTCCTCACCGACGTGGACGGCTGACCCGACGCTCTTCCCCGTCGGCTCCGAGTTCGACATCGTGTCGTCGGCGTACGTGAGCGACTCCGCGGCGCACCTGCCCGTCTTCGGCGGCAGCACGGGTGTCGGCGGCCAGCCCGCAATCGACGCGACCGTGGCATCCGCCCCCGCCACGACCTCCACGGCCATCGACGCCATCCGCATCACCAAGGAGGAGCCGAGCGCAGAAGCTGAGCTCCTTCGCGGCGTGCATGATCAGCACACCAGGTACACGTTGCTGGTCGAGAACAACGAGAGCTTCCGCACCGATGGCATCACCGTCGTCGACTACCTTCCCGCCGGCCTCGAGTTCCTCGCCTGCGGCAACGTCGACAACACGAGCGTCGGCGAGGAATACCTTGGCGCCGGCACCATCGCAGGCGCCCCGGTTGCCGGATGCGACGAGACGATCCTCACTGAGGTCGAGACGATCGAGAAGACCGGCGCAGCATACGGCGACACGCTCCCCGGTCGGCTCGCGCCCGGCGTCTACACGCGCGTCACCTGGAACATCGGCTCCCTCCCGGCGGGCTCCTCGCGCACGATCGCCTACGCCGCCGCAGTGCCCCTCTACGAGAACATCATGACGTGGCCCGATGTCGCTCCGCTCGGGTCGAGCCTCGAACAGGCCGCGAACCTCGACAACAACACGGGCCCCTCGACCCGGCACGGCGACGGGGCGGATGTCGCATACTCCGCTGACCCGGGGGCGCGCACGGCCGACGACGGCGACGTGTGGACGAACTCCGCGCGAGCCACGGGAACCTTCCCCGGCGTCGTGCGGGCAGTCGACGCGGCATCCGCGAACTCCCAGCGTGCCGTCGCAGACGAGGATGACGAGATCATCCACGCCATGGACCTCGCCGTCGTCAAGACGACGGCAGCCGGCGGATTCAGCCAGCAGGGCCAGCGCGACTACACCCTCACGCTCCGCACGGGCGAGTATGCGAGCGCCGACGGCATCGTGCTGCGCGACACGGTCGCGAATGGCCTCTGCCCCCTCGTGCCCGTTGGCACCGTGCTGATCGGTGACTATCCGGAGGAATGTCTCCCGACGACGATTCCCGGCGCCATCACGGGCGACGCGACGGTCTACTCCGTGATCTTCGACTCGGCCACGGGCGAGTTCACGATGGTGCTCACGGTCAACTCCGTGATGGGCTCCAATGCCATCCAGCAGGTCACCTACCCCGTGCTCATGCGCACGCAGTATGAGGACGGCCCCAAGTACGGCGCGACCACCTCTGGCGACGCGTTCTCCAACACGGTCGACATGAGCGGACGCACCACGCTGCTCGCCGATGTTGCCGCGCTTCCCGGCCAGCTCGGCGAGCAGGACGTGTGGGACGACTCACGCGTGACGATCGAATCCTCCGTGCCCGCGATCGACAAGCGCGTGCTCGACCGCAACGAGGTCGCGGGCGTCACGACGCCCTGTGCGAACGGTGCTGCCTGGCGCAGCGGCGATGGCACCGACGTGCCAGAGGGATTCCGCCTGGGTGACACGGCATGCTTCCTGCTCACGGTCGACTTCCCCGACGACATCACGACCCGCAACCCCGTCGTCTCCGATTTCCTGCCTGAGGGCCTCAGCTACCTCGGCTCGGAGGTGCGTCCCGGCGGCCCCGAGCTCGTCGTCCACCCCGCGGCGGTCCCGGCCGCGGGCCGCCTCGCGTGGAACGTGGGAACCGTTGGTGCGGGAGGCGACCGTTACGTCGCCCCCGGTGCAAGCCTCGAACTACTGGTCTGGGCCGAGGTCGTCGCGGCAGCCGACGGCACCCCGGTCGACAAGCCCGAGAACCTCATGAAGTACCGCCAGGAGAACGTGCTCGGCGACGTCTTCTTCCTCCGCGACGGCGCCGCCCTGCTGCGCGATCCCGACCCCACGCTCGTGAAGGGCGTGCAGGCGATCACGCCGCTCGCGGGCACGCCGAGCGGCGCGGACTTCGGCTCCAACCGCGACAACATCCTCGTCTCCGAGGGGGATGCGGTGACCTACCGCATCGACCTCGCGGGCAACTCGAACGACATCATTGGCGTCGAGGTGTGGGACGTGCTGCCTGAGGGCATCACAGCAGCGGATGTCGCGGGCGTCACGGTCGGCGGAATCGCCCCCGATGCGGGCGATATCGACATCATCGACAATGCGTCTGGCCTCACGCCGTCAAGCCTCAACGGGCGTTCGGTCATCAAGGTGCGCGACGTCACGATCCCGGCCGACGGCACGCAGACGATCAACTACACGCTCACCGTGCCGAGCGAGACCTCGGTCGAGACCTCCTTCGTCAACACGGCATCCGTCGTGGCGTTCGAGGCGGGGCTCAACACGGGGGTCGCGACCCCGCGCTATCCGGACACCTCAGTGGACGCTTCGCGACCCGGCAACTACACCGCGCCGCAGCTCATCGACCCCTCCGAGGTGCATCTCGCACCCGTCTCGGTCGACAAGTCCATCGTCGCGAGCGATGAGGACTACGCGCAGAACGGCACCGCGCAGGCGGTCGTCGGCGAGCTTGTCGAGTACGAGTACTCCGTCACGGTGCCCGCGCGCACGACCGTCTTCAACGGCCGTCTCGTCGACTCCCTGCCGTCGCAGCTCGCGCTGCACGAGGTCGTCGGCGCGACGATCGACTTGGGCGACGGCAGTGCCCCGGGCGACGCGACGGCGCTGGCCGGCTTCAGCCTTGATGCATCCGGCCTCCTTGCCTTCCCGCCTGTGTACTCGAACAAGAGCAACACCCCGCAGACGTTCACGGTCAGCGTGACCGCGTTCCTGCGGGCAACCGGCAACGTCCACGGCAACACCCGCACCAACACGGCGACTTTCACGAGCACGGTCGAGTCAGACGCCGATTCCGACACGCTCAGCCACGATGCGGATGCAGACCTGCGGGTCGTCACGCCCGCGCCGACGGTCGCCAAGGCGGTGACGCTCGTCGATGGTGTCGCGCCGAGCGTCACTCCGGCCCCCGTGCGCGCGGACGACCAGATCACCTACCGGCTGACGGTGACGAACCCCGCTCGGCCGACCTCCTACGACACGGTCGTTGAGGACTGCGTTCCGGCCGAACTCGAGGATGTGGTGCTCGGCACTCCCTCGATCGGCACCGCGACCATCTCGTCGAGCGACCCCGACTGCGGCACGCTCATCACGTGGAACCTCGGCGTGGTCGCACCCGGCGCGAGCCCAACGCTCGAGTACACGGCCGGGGTCGTAACTGATGCCGTCGGCGGCGCCGTCTACAACAACACCGTCGAGCTCACCGGCTTCGGGCTGCCGAGTTCCGCGAACCCGAGCGGCGTGCGTGGCACGGTCAGCGACGATGCGGATGCTGACGTCGAGGTGCTCGGCGCGACCCTGAGCAAGACTGCAGATCGCGCGACGGCGACAATTGGCGAGACCGTCACCTACACGCTCACGACGGTGCTCCCGGCCGGCGTGACCTTCTACGACGCCGAGCTCAGCGACGACGTGCCGGCAGGCATCCGGATCGACTCTGTCGCCGGAACGAGCTACAACGGCGCCAGCCTGCCGAACGCCGCTTACGCCAGCGATGGGGCTGCACAGACCATCACCTGGTCCTTCGGTGACATCCCCGCAGACAACGCCGCCGATCGCACCATCACGATCGTCTATGAGGGCACCGTCGTGAGCACCTCGGCAACGGCTCCCGCCGCGGGCGCGAACCTCGACAACACGGCACGCTTCGCCTGGAACACGATCGACAACACCGACTCGAGCGAGATCGAGACGGAGCCGGATACGTACCGCGTGACGGTGCTCGAACCGCGCCTCGCGATGGCCAAGACCGTGAATGCCCTCGACGAGACGACCGTGGCCCCCGGTGAAGAGTTCACCTATGCGGTCACCGTCTCCAACGCGAGCGGCACGACGCGTTCGACGGCCTACGACACGGTCGTCGTGGACGAGATCCCGGCAGGCGTGGTCGTCGACAGGGCCACGATCGCAACGGCGACTCCCGGGGTGACCTTCGTGGCGACACCCGCCACCGGCGTCGTCGAGACGATCACCTGGACGATCCCGTCGATCGCGCCGGGAGCATCCGTCACCCTCGCCTACCAGGCAGAGCTGGCGGCCTCATCGACGCTCGCGACGGATGCGGTGCTGACCAACGTCGCCGACGTGACCGAATACTTCTCCCTCCCGTCGTCGGACCCGAACGTTCGCGACAGGCGGGAATACGACGGCCCCGAGGCCGATGCGGTCGTCGAGCCGGAGTTCCCGGTGCTCGACGTTGCGAAGGCCGCCGACACGCTCGTCGCCTACCACGAGCTCGCACACGGTTTTGAGGTCGTCGTGACCAACCGGGGCAACGGCACGGCGGTCGGGGTGGCCGTCTCCGACGTGCTGCCGGAGCACTGGACGTATGTCCCGGGTTCGGCATCCCTCGGCGGGGTCGCCTTCAATGACAGCAACCTGGCGATCAGTGGCCAGACGCTCACCTGGACCGGCCTCGGCGACCTCCTCCCCGCAGGCTCGCTCACGCTCGCCTACGAGGCAGTGCCCTCGACGGATGCCGCGACGGGCTCCTCGACCTCGCACACCAACGTCGCGACAGCGACGGCCGGCGACACGAGCGGTGCGGGTGGCAACGCGGCCGGCACCTATCGGGGTTCGGATGATGCCTCGGTCACGATCAACCGTGCGGACCTCGTGATCGACAAGGCCTCGAGCGGTGACGCAGTTGCCGGCACGGAGCACACGTGGACGATCGACGTGAGCAATGCTGGCCCGGATGTCGCGGTCGGCCCGATCGTCGTGACCGACACCTTGCCCGCCGGGGTGAGCTTCGTGTCGTCGAGCGGCACCGGCTGGACCCGCACGGGACCCATCGATGGCGAATACACCTTCACGCACCCCGGCCCGATCGGCGTCGGCGGCGCACTGCCCTCGATCTCGATCGTCACGGCCATCGACGCCGCGATCGAGCACGGCACCGTCATTAGCAACACGGCGGATGTCTCGGGCCGCACCCACGAGACCGTGACCAACAACAACACCGACACCGACCAGGTCACCGTCTCGGCAGTGGCCGACCTCGAACTCGTGAAGACGATCGCCGGTGCGAGTGTCATTGCGGGTGAGGACGCGGTGTGGACGATCCAGGTCACCAACCATGGCCCCTCCGTGTCGCACGGACCCATCACGGTCACCGACACGCTCCCCGACGGGATCGGCACCGCGACCGCGAGCGGAACGGACTGGACGTGTGAGCCGGCGAGCGGTGGCGAGCTCGAGTGTGTCTATGCGGGCGACCTCGGGGTCGGGGCATCAGCCCCCGCCATCACCGTGACCACGCCCGTGCTTTCCTCGACGACGGCCACCCTGATCAACGAGGCGACGGTCGTGCCCACGACCGAGGAGCCGGCGGTGCAGGCTTACGACAACACGGATGACGCGAGCGCAGGGCTCCTCGGCACCCGGGCCGACCTCACGCTCGAGAAGTCGCTCTCGTCGAGCAGCCTCGTCGCAGGGGAGACGGCGAGCTACCGCATCGAGGTCACCAACAATGGGCCGTCGGACGCCGTCGCCGTGACGGTGAGCGACACCCTGCCCGCGGGTCTGACCTTCGTGCCGGGCAGCGTCTCGAGCGCCGACTGGACGTGCGTGGAGAACGCCCTCGATTCGAGCGTGATCGACTGCACGCTCGTGGCCGGTGCCGGCATCCTCGTGGACGAGCAGAGCCTCGCCTTCGAGTTCGACGTCGAGGTCGCATCATCCCTCGTCGGCTCCGTGACCAACACGGCGACGGTCGACTCGTCGACGACCGACCCCGACCCGAGTGACAACACCGACGCCGTCACGAACTCGGTGGTGCTCGAGCCTGAACTCTCCATCGTGAAGCAGACGACGGCGACTGCGACCGAGGGTGGCGCGACGGTCGAGTACACGCTCGCCGTCACGAGCGAGGGACCCTCGGATGCGACGGCCGTCGTGCTGCGCGACGAGCTGCCGCCGACCCTGCGCTTCGTCTCCTCGACCGAGACGGCGCCCACGGCTGGCGCAGCCGGATGGAGCGCGCCGACCGTCACGGGCCAGGACGCCGAGGGATACGGCGGAGTAGTCGAGTGGACGCTCCAGGGAACACTTCCCGCGGGCGCCGATGCACCCCTCGTGACGGTCATCACCGAAGTGGCGACCGAGGCGGGCTCCGACGGCACGCTCGACGAGATCGTCAACACGGGCGAGGTTGACTGGACCGACCTCGCAGGACTGGGCCCCGCCAGCGACGATGACTCGACGCAGACGCCGCTGCGCTGGGTCAGCTACGCGGGCGCGTCGAACTGCATCGATGACACCCCCTGGTTCGACTACGAGGTCACCACGAGCACCAACGTCGACACGACGGCCCTGCCCGTGACCTTCAGCTGGTACAAGGACGCCGACCGCAACGGCATCCCGGAAGACCCGGCAAGCACCGAGAGTGACCCGATCGTCGACGACCCGGCCGCGCAGCCGGTCGCCGTCTACACGATCGCTGCGGGCGCCGCGACGCTCGAGACCCACGACGGCGCGGACTTCCCCGTGCGCGTCGCGACGGATGCCGGCACGCGCACGCTAAGCGGCTCGGTCGTGTGGCCGGGCACGGAGGTCGACGAGACGGGCACGGCAATCGCGTGGCCCGGATGGCGTGTGGCCCTCGCCGGCGAGACTGCGACATGGGAGAACCTCGTCTACGACGAGACGCTCCTCGGCGCCAACCTTCGTGCGGGCGCCCTCGTGAAGATCGCCGTCAACCCGGTGACCACGACGATCCAGGCGTTCCCCGCGTCGACCCCGGCGTGTGCTCTCGAGCGCACCCCCTCCCTCGCGCTGTCGAAGACGGCCAGCGTCGTCGACGCGGCGCCCGGCGACCGTTTCGAGTACACGCTCGAGGCCACGCAGGAGTCACTCGGCGCGGCTGCGGAGGTGACCCTCGTAGACCCCATCCCGGCAACGCTGCGCGTGCTCTCCGTCACCGCGACACCCTCGAGCGACCCGACGGTGCCCGGATGGAGCGCCTGCACGACGACCGGACAGGGGCCGGATGGTCTTGGCGGCACCGTGCGCTGCGAACTCCAGGGGCTCCTCGGTGCAGGCCAGACTGCGCCTCCCATCGTGATCGCCGTCGAGCTGTCGCCGTATGCCACGGGCGAGACCCTCGTCAACCGTGCGACGCTCACCTGGGTCGATCCCGACGGGGAGGGCCCCGACGGTCGCGTGCTCGCAAGTGCCTCGGTCAATGAGGGATGGCTCGTGCGTACCGGTCTCGACTCCTTGGTCATCCCCGTGTCCGTAGGGGCAGGGCTCCTGCTCCTCGGCGCAGTGCTCCTGACGCTCCGGCGCAGGTCGCGCCGCAGCGCTTGA
- a CDS encoding LuxR C-terminal-related transcriptional regulator, translated as MGNIYAVPRIPRSIVHRARLSAVLQQGAPLIVVRGAPGAGKTTAVADWAQRAEADGSRGVWLTVDAADGDRGVFWQVVVRQLDDAGLLPQQGPLRELLLESGAPPELRRMLVRGFSAIPHDLLLILDDLHHAEDGVLEEIAAVLTACRRIRVIALTRNRSLFDAERITMTLEPVVLSTRDLLFTREETWDLVRIFQVPDADGVVAETVRKVTGGLPLAVRGTLLAAGRDSFELTPDTIRQHIETVSSGTFADVWNLQGGEDPEVDATLRLSIAEVITVPLAASLTGRSPDDAARLLSSVEGAGLGWWASEEEGAAFTFSTEVRDGMRRELHRRFPQEVAGLRRTVMTWSLDHERELEAFQHALALRDYAFANQVLMRAYWKLLPHRGILIAELSSVSKRTLGTQPLLAILYALVLNAEGAQARASETFAIAIVASRTTAPTADPSLKVVLATIEATALRVTGRFSRSLEAARRTAALLEELTHEQREGLSTVEGTVLVHTGLSFFYAAERERAHEFFLAACEVAHPASRLQGLSLTAGSYALQGHMPEAQAAVEACEAGPWPKRQIEGYPGAMYQVAAGLVAAERGDYPAALARVDVMEAHLETIEHWPLFMYLKSLAHMGLGGALAGATQLEMALLRSARPSVAEGTKALLDATLANLHMAAGQNGRAEECLAWQPAGSRAVAVARARLQLILGNPDGAARELRGAEPGQPRPLAETLLLASATRLRMGREGEAIVFAERALSIMRDRGLTTPFRLLPASDAAALVDFVASVDRLAPFRDFTAELAQGPNFMPAAPRTVQLTDRELVVLRRLAGPASLSEIAAELYVSLNTVKSQVRSIYKKLGVSSRDEAVAEAGRFSFLDA; from the coding sequence GTGGGGAACATCTACGCCGTCCCGCGGATCCCGCGCAGCATCGTGCACCGCGCCCGCCTCTCGGCGGTATTGCAGCAGGGTGCACCCCTCATCGTCGTCCGGGGCGCTCCCGGCGCGGGCAAGACAACCGCTGTCGCCGACTGGGCGCAGCGGGCTGAGGCAGACGGGTCGCGCGGGGTGTGGCTGACCGTCGACGCGGCCGACGGCGACCGTGGTGTCTTCTGGCAGGTGGTTGTGCGCCAGCTCGACGACGCAGGCCTTCTTCCCCAGCAGGGCCCGCTCCGCGAACTGCTCCTCGAGAGCGGTGCGCCCCCCGAACTGCGACGGATGCTCGTGCGCGGCTTCAGCGCGATTCCGCACGACCTGCTGCTGATCCTCGACGATCTCCATCACGCCGAGGACGGGGTGCTGGAGGAGATCGCGGCCGTGCTGACGGCATGCCGTCGCATCCGCGTGATCGCCTTGACCCGAAACCGCAGCCTCTTCGATGCCGAGCGGATCACGATGACGCTCGAACCGGTCGTCCTGAGCACACGAGACCTGCTCTTCACGCGGGAGGAGACGTGGGATCTCGTGCGGATATTCCAGGTGCCGGATGCCGACGGGGTCGTCGCCGAGACGGTCAGGAAGGTGACAGGCGGGCTGCCCCTCGCGGTGCGCGGCACGCTCCTCGCGGCGGGTCGCGACTCCTTCGAACTCACCCCCGACACAATCCGGCAGCACATCGAGACGGTCAGCAGTGGGACGTTCGCCGACGTGTGGAACCTGCAAGGAGGCGAGGACCCTGAGGTCGACGCGACCCTCAGGCTGTCGATCGCGGAGGTCATCACGGTGCCGCTTGCCGCGTCCCTCACGGGGAGGAGCCCCGACGACGCTGCCAGGCTCCTTTCCTCAGTCGAGGGGGCAGGGCTGGGGTGGTGGGCGTCGGAGGAAGAGGGCGCCGCATTCACCTTCAGCACCGAGGTCAGGGACGGCATGCGTCGCGAACTGCACCGCCGTTTCCCCCAGGAAGTGGCGGGCCTGCGGCGCACCGTCATGACCTGGAGCCTCGACCACGAGCGTGAACTCGAGGCCTTCCAACACGCGCTCGCCTTGCGCGACTACGCATTCGCCAACCAGGTGCTCATGCGGGCGTACTGGAAGCTCCTGCCGCACCGCGGCATCCTGATCGCCGAGCTCTCGTCGGTGTCCAAGCGCACGCTGGGCACGCAGCCCCTTCTCGCGATCCTGTACGCGCTCGTGCTGAATGCCGAAGGTGCCCAGGCGCGAGCCTCTGAAACGTTCGCGATTGCGATCGTCGCCTCGCGCACCACCGCCCCCACCGCGGATCCCTCCCTCAAGGTCGTGCTGGCCACGATCGAGGCGACCGCGCTCCGAGTCACCGGCCGGTTCTCGCGCTCGCTCGAGGCCGCCAGGCGCACCGCCGCACTGCTGGAGGAACTCACACATGAGCAGCGCGAGGGCCTCAGCACCGTCGAGGGCACGGTGCTCGTGCACACGGGACTCTCGTTCTTCTATGCGGCGGAGCGGGAGCGTGCCCACGAGTTCTTCCTGGCGGCCTGCGAGGTGGCGCATCCCGCGTCCCGGCTGCAGGGTCTCTCGCTTACCGCTGGAAGCTATGCGCTGCAGGGGCACATGCCCGAGGCGCAGGCCGCCGTCGAAGCGTGCGAGGCGGGACCCTGGCCCAAGCGCCAGATCGAGGGCTACCCGGGGGCGATGTACCAGGTCGCCGCTGGGCTCGTCGCGGCCGAGCGGGGCGACTACCCTGCCGCGCTCGCCCGGGTCGACGTCATGGAGGCCCACCTCGAGACGATCGAGCACTGGCCACTCTTCATGTACCTCAAGTCCCTCGCTCACATGGGCCTCGGCGGAGCGCTGGCCGGTGCCACCCAACTTGAGATGGCGTTGCTCCGCAGTGCGAGGCCCTCCGTCGCCGAGGGCACGAAGGCGCTGCTCGACGCGACCCTCGCGAACCTGCACATGGCTGCCGGACAGAACGGCCGCGCGGAAGAATGCCTCGCGTGGCAGCCGGCCGGGTCACGGGCGGTTGCCGTGGCGCGGGCAAGGCTCCAGCTCATCCTCGGCAACCCGGATGGCGCGGCCCGTGAACTCAGGGGCGCCGAGCCCGGCCAGCCCCGGCCGCTCGCGGAGACGCTCCTACTTGCATCCGCGACACGCCTGCGCATGGGGAGGGAGGGCGAGGCCATCGTGTTCGCTGAGCGCGCCCTCAGCATCATGCGCGACAGGGGACTCACGACCCCGTTCCGCCTGCTGCCAGCCTCGGATGCCGCGGCGCTCGTCGACTTCGTCGCCTCCGTCGACCGGCTCGCCCCGTTCCGGGACTTCACGGCGGAACTCGCGCAGGGGCCGAACTTCATGCCGGCTGCCCCGCGCACAGTGCAACTCACGGATCGCGAGCTCGTCGTGCTGCGCAGGCTCGCCGGGCCCGCGAGCCTCAGTGAGATCGCGGCGGAACTCTACGTCTCGCTCAACACCGTCAAGTCGCAGGTTCGGAGCATCTACAAGAAGCTCGGTGTCTCCTCCCGTGACGAGGCCGTCGCCGAGGCGGGGCGGTTCAGCTTCCTCGACGCCTGA